One Phaseolus vulgaris cultivar G19833 chromosome 4, P. vulgaris v2.0, whole genome shotgun sequence DNA window includes the following coding sequences:
- the LOC137836405 gene encoding flavonol synthase/flavanone 3-hydroxylase-like, with protein MEVKRIQSLALEELKEVPPQFIRSASERPENSKAIEGVTVPLISLSQPHHVLVKEIAEAASEWGFFQITHHSISEKLIQNLQKVGKEFFALPQEEKEGYANDPSNGKFDGYGTRMTKNLEEKLEWVDYFFHLMAPPSKVNYHMWPKHPSSYREVTENYKKEMLRVTEKVLEVLSEGLGLERKTLKSKLGGEMIELEMKINMYPPCPQPHLALGVEPHTDMSALTLLVPNEVPGLQVWKDNNWIAVNYLQDALLVHVGDQLEVLSNGRYKSVLHRSLVNKEQMRMSWAVFVVPPHEAVIGPIPSLINDHNPPMFSTKTFAEYRYRKFNKLSQ; from the exons ATGGAAGTAAAAAGAATACAGAGCTTGGCTTTGGAGGAGCTGAAGGAGGTTCCACCACAGTTCATCCGTTCTGCAAGTGAGAGGCCAGAGAACAGCAAAGCCATAGAAGGTGTCACTGTGCCTCTCATCTCACTGTCTCAGCCACACCATGTTTTGGTGAAGGAAATAGCAGAAGCTGCATCTGAATGGGGATTTTTCCAAATAACTCACCACAGTATATCAGAAAAACTGATCCAAAATTTGCAGAAGGTTGGCAAGGAGTTCTTTGCCCTACCTCAAGAGGAGAAAGAGGGTTATGCAAATGACCCTTCCAATGGGAAGTTTGATGGGTATGGCACAAGAATGACCAAAAACCTTGAGGAAAAGTTGGAGTGGGTTGATTACTTTTTTCATCTCATGGCCCCTCCTTCTAAGGTCAACTATCACATGTGGCCTAAACACCCTTCTTCCTACAG GGAAGTGACAGAAAATTACAAGAAGGAGATGTTAAGGGTAACAGAGAAGGTTTTGGAGGTTCTATCTGAAGGGTTAGGGTTGGAGAGAAAGACTTTGAAGTCCAAGTTGGGAGGTGAAATGATAGAACTTGAAATGAAGATAAATATGTATCCACCATGCCCACAACCACATTTGGCTTTGGGTGTTGAGCCTCACACTGACATGAGTGCCCTAACCCTACTTGTTCCTAATGAAGTTCCAGGTCTGCAAGTTTGGAAGGACAATAACTGGATTGCAGTCAATTACTTGCAGGATGCACTCTTGGTTCATGTTGGTGATCAACTAGAG GTGTTAAGTAACGGAAGATATAAAAGTGTTCTACATAGAAGCTTGGTGAACAAGGAACAAATGCGCATGTCCTGGGCAGTATTTGTTGTGCCTCCACATGAAGCTGTGATAGGACCTATTCCTTCTCTCATTAATGATCACAACCCACCTATGTTTTCAACAAAAACCTTTGCTGAGTATCGATATCGTAAATTCAATAAGCTTTCCCAATAA